The Neurospora crassa OR74A linkage group IV, whole genome shotgun sequence genome has a segment encoding these proteins:
- the crp-3 gene encoding 40S ribosomal protein S17: protein MGRVRTKTVKKSAKVIIERYYPKLTLDFETNKRICDEIAIIASKRLRNKIAGYTTHLMKRIQRGPVRGISFKLQEEERERKDQYVPEVSALDFTQNSESGQLDVDTETKDLLKHLGFDSIPVNVIPVTQAQPVERGRRFGDRPRRD from the exons ATGGGTCGCGTTCGTACCAAGACTGTCAAGAAGTCCGCCAAGGTCATCATTGAGCGGTACTACCCCAAGTTGACCCTCGACTTCGAGACCAACAAGCGCATCTGCGATGAGATCGCCATCATTGCCTCCAAGCGCCTCCGCAACAAG ATTGCCGGCTACACCACCCACTTGATGAAGCGTATCCAGCGTGGCCCCGTCCGCGGTATCTCCTTCAAgctgcaggaggaggagcgtgaGCGCAAGGACCAGTACGTTCCCGAGGTCTCTGCTCTCGACTTCACCCAGAACTCCGAGAGCGGTCAGCTCGACGTCGACACCGAGACCAAGGACCTCCTCAAGCACCTCGGC TTCGACTCCATCCCCGTCAACGTCATCCCCGTCACCCAGGCCCAGCCTGTCGAGCGCGGCCGCCGCTTCGGCGACCGTCCCCGCCGCGACTAA